The following proteins are encoded in a genomic region of Drosophila miranda strain MSH22 chromosome 4, D.miranda_PacBio2.1, whole genome shotgun sequence:
- the LOC108162088 gene encoding dnaJ homolog shv has protein sequence MQLIKSLLLVQLAVLLVDVALAGRDFYKILNVQRNANTNEIKKAYRRLAKELHPDKNKDDPSASTKFQDLGAAYEVLSNADKRKTYDRCGEDCLKKEGMMDHGGDPFASFFGDFGFPFGNGDQHQQDTLRGADIVMSMYVSLEELYSGNFVEIVRNKPVMKPASGTRKCNCRQEMVTRNLGPGRFQMIQQTVCDECPNVKLVNEERTLEIEVEQGMVDGQETRFVAEGEPHIDGEPGDLLVRVQQMPHPRFQRKGDDLYTNVTISLQDALIGFSMDIKHLDGHLVPVMREKITWPGARIRKKGEGMPNFENNNLFGFLYITFDVDFPKKDLTEEDKEALKKILDQSSINRVYNGL, from the exons ATGCAGCTAATCAAAAGCTTGCTGCTGGTGCAGCTGGCAGTGCTCCTGGTGGACGTGGCCCTCGCCGGCCGGGACTTTTACAAAATTCTCAATGTGCAGCGCAATGCCAACACAAATGAAATTAAGAAGGCGTACCGCAGGCTGGCTAAGGAGCTGCATCCGGATAAGAACAAGGACGATCCGAGTGCGTCGACCAAGTTCCAGGACCTGGGCGCCGCCTACGAGGTGCTATCGAATGCCGACAAGCGGAAGACCTACGACAGGTGTGGCGAGGACTGCCTGAAGAAGGAGGGCATGATGGACCATGGCGGCGATCCGTTCGCCAGCTTCTTCGGCGACTTTGGCTTCCCCTTTGGCAATGGGGATCAGCACCAGCAGGACACGCTACGGGGGGCGGACATCGTTATGAGCATGTACGTGTCGCTGGAGGAGCTCTACTCGGGTAACTTTGTGGAGATCGTGCGGAACAAGCCGGTAATGAAGCCCGCCTCGGGCACACGCAAGTGTAATTGCCGCCAGGAGATGGTCACCAGGAATCTGGGCCCTGGCCGCTTCCAGATGATCCAGCAGACGGTCTGCGACGAGTGCCCGAACGTGAAGCTAGTCAACGAGGAGCGCACGCTCGAGATCGAGGTAGAGCAGGGCATGGTCGATGGACAGGAGACGCGCTTCGTGGCCGAGGGAGAGCCTCACATTGACGGCGAGCCCGGAGACCTGCTGGTGCGTGTCCAGCAGATGCCCCATCCGCGATTCCAGCGCAAGGGCGACGATCTGTACACGAATGTGACCATCAGTCTGCAGGATGCTCTCATTGGCTTTAGCATGGACATCAAGCACTTGGACGGTCACCTGGTGCCGGTGATGCGCGAGAAAATCACGTGGCCCGGAGCACGCATTCGTAAGAAGGGCGAGGGCATGCCCAACTTTGAGAACAACAACTTGTTTGGTTTTCTGTACATCACCTTCGATGTGGATTTCCCCAAGAAGGATTTGAcggaagaggacaaggaaG CGCTCAAGAAAATACTCGACCAATCGTCCATCAATCGCGTCTACAATGGACTGTGA